One stretch of Serinicoccus hydrothermalis DNA includes these proteins:
- a CDS encoding regulatory protein RecX, whose product MAGADRLSAAREALAAAEASASASGLRPADATSVRSSTEPDPHAVARKIVLRQLAMGPRTRRQLEDKLADRDCDPQVAARVLDRMAEVGLVDDEAYAEMYVRSKQETKGLAAGALRQELRRKGVAEEVVDSALDDINPEHEREQARALVRRRLRTMQGLEREVQTRRLAGFLARKGYSPGVSYQVIRDALDGLPEHQRD is encoded by the coding sequence ATGGCCGGCGCAGACAGGCTGTCTGCGGCTCGCGAGGCGCTGGCGGCGGCCGAGGCCTCCGCCAGTGCCTCCGGTCTCCGTCCCGCCGACGCGACCAGTGTCCGGAGCAGCACCGAGCCGGACCCGCACGCCGTCGCCCGCAAGATCGTCCTGCGACAGCTGGCGATGGGCCCGCGCACCCGGCGCCAGCTCGAGGACAAGCTCGCCGACCGCGACTGCGACCCCCAGGTGGCTGCCCGCGTCCTGGACCGGATGGCCGAGGTGGGGCTGGTCGACGACGAGGCCTACGCCGAGATGTACGTCCGCTCCAAGCAGGAGACCAAGGGTCTGGCCGCCGGGGCGCTGCGCCAGGAGCTGCGCCGCAAGGGCGTCGCCGAGGAGGTCGTCGACAGCGCGCTCGACGACATCAACCCCGAGCACGAGCGGGAGCAGGCCCGCGCCCTCGTCAGGCGTCGGCTGCGCACCATGCAGGGTCTGGAGCGGGAGGTGCAGACCCGCCGGCTCGCGGGCTTCCTGGCCCGCAAGGGCTACAGCCCGGGTGTGTCCTACCAGGTCATCCGGGACGCCCTGGACGGTCTGCCCGAGCACCAGCGCGACTGA
- a CDS encoding S41 family peptidase, with translation MSNGYLRYPHVHDDLVTFVADDDLWIAPVDGGRAWRLTADHEPARCPRFSRDGAHIAYVSHRDGHPEVMVVEVATAAARRLTWWGGSVALVLGWSEDGRVLVASNAGESNMRHAVVKAVGLDGSVERLPWGSAWGVAVRGDGTVALSTVGSRVPAQWKRYRGGTAPRLWLDEKGKGDWSQLLADEPASLVDPMWVGDELLFVSDRAATFPDHAHEQANLWAWKRPGGTTGRLRKSPTEPRQLTHQGEQEGYVRDASTDGTRVVWHSRGDLWLLDSLAATPRRIEVDLPVGPPAGHTVPAAERLDHLDVDRGGDASLVGTQGASFWVSHRSGPVRALVADSAVRTREPIFLGQDGSRAVLVTDADGEDALEVHTLDGSTPPRRLVGGELGRVLHLAASPDGSRVATVSHDGAMRVLDASSGAVREVGRSRQGEALTPRFSPDSRYLVWSQPTSGEGEHHQVVLLDVRTEGEPVALTSGRYHDRDPDFTRDGAAVVFLSDRTFDPTYDAHEFALSFTGATRPWLVPLAADRTPPFGPSLEGWRISEVQEDKRPGGDAATDAEDKSTDEAAAPPASPDLDAEGAEQRITPFPVPSADYRDLRAAKDGVLWVHVAGDSGVLGTRRSGVEGEPATDSLEFYSFTKRTLTTVADAVDDYQVSGDGERAVVHHKESLHVQPADRKPEDGDEGGADKVSVDLERVRVEVEPRVRWHQMFDENARIMRDHFWRADMDGVDWAATTQRWRPLVERLATHDDLQDVLWETVGELNTSHAYVTPPHPPGDLDRRLGLLGADLSPEADGWRIDRILPGESSDPNARSPLQAAGVGAQVGDVVVAVDGRPVDPAAGPAPLLVGAADKPVQLTLRRDGQDRRVVVVPIGDEEVLRYQDWVASRRAYVEEKTGGRLGYVHIPDMMSVGWAQLHRDLHHATRAEGLVVDVRYNRGGHTSQLVLARLAARVVGWAPARYYEAVGSYPEQAPRGPVVLVANQHSGSDGDIVNAGAQAMGLGPVVGVRTWGGVVGIDGRFDLVDGTAITQPRYAFWLEGKGFGVENHGVDPDIEVVHSPADTAHDRDRQLDRAIEEALAQLAQTPAAAPPELPEPKVRG, from the coding sequence GTGAGCAACGGATACCTGCGATACCCCCATGTCCACGACGACCTCGTCACCTTCGTCGCCGACGACGACCTCTGGATCGCGCCGGTCGACGGCGGCCGGGCGTGGCGGCTGACCGCCGACCACGAGCCGGCGCGCTGCCCGCGCTTCTCCCGCGACGGCGCGCACATCGCCTACGTCAGCCACCGCGACGGCCACCCCGAGGTCATGGTCGTCGAGGTCGCGACCGCCGCCGCCCGGCGCCTGACCTGGTGGGGCGGCTCGGTGGCGCTCGTCCTCGGCTGGAGCGAGGACGGCCGGGTCCTCGTGGCGAGCAACGCCGGGGAGAGCAACATGCGGCACGCCGTGGTCAAGGCGGTGGGGCTGGACGGCTCGGTGGAGCGTCTGCCCTGGGGCAGCGCCTGGGGCGTGGCGGTGCGGGGCGACGGCACCGTGGCGCTGAGCACCGTCGGGAGCCGGGTGCCCGCGCAGTGGAAGAGGTACCGCGGCGGTACCGCCCCGCGGCTGTGGCTGGACGAGAAGGGCAAGGGCGACTGGAGCCAGCTGCTCGCCGACGAGCCGGCCTCGCTCGTGGACCCGATGTGGGTCGGCGACGAGCTGCTCTTCGTCTCCGACCGGGCCGCGACCTTCCCGGACCACGCGCACGAGCAGGCCAACCTGTGGGCCTGGAAGCGGCCCGGTGGCACCACCGGACGGCTCCGCAAGAGCCCGACCGAGCCGCGGCAGCTGACCCACCAGGGCGAGCAGGAGGGCTACGTCCGGGACGCCAGCACCGACGGGACCCGGGTCGTGTGGCACTCCCGGGGCGACCTGTGGCTGCTGGACTCGCTCGCCGCCACCCCGCGCCGGATCGAGGTGGACCTGCCCGTGGGGCCGCCGGCCGGGCATACCGTGCCCGCCGCGGAGCGGCTGGACCACCTGGACGTCGACCGCGGCGGCGACGCCAGCCTCGTCGGCACGCAGGGGGCGAGCTTCTGGGTGAGCCACCGCTCAGGGCCGGTGCGCGCGCTCGTCGCCGACTCCGCCGTGCGCACCCGGGAGCCAATCTTCCTCGGCCAGGACGGGTCGCGCGCGGTGCTTGTCACCGATGCCGACGGCGAGGACGCGCTCGAGGTCCACACCCTGGACGGCTCCACCCCGCCGCGCCGCCTGGTGGGCGGCGAGCTGGGCCGGGTGCTGCACCTGGCCGCCTCGCCCGACGGGTCGCGGGTGGCGACCGTCAGCCACGACGGCGCGATGCGCGTGCTGGACGCGAGCAGCGGCGCCGTGCGGGAGGTCGGTCGCTCTCGCCAGGGCGAGGCGCTCACCCCGCGCTTCTCGCCGGACAGCCGCTACCTCGTCTGGAGCCAGCCCACCTCGGGCGAGGGCGAGCACCACCAGGTCGTGCTGCTGGACGTGCGGACCGAGGGCGAGCCGGTGGCCCTGACCAGCGGCCGCTACCACGACCGGGACCCCGACTTCACCCGTGACGGCGCCGCCGTGGTCTTCCTGTCCGACCGGACCTTCGACCCGACCTACGACGCGCACGAGTTCGCGCTGAGCTTCACCGGGGCGACCCGGCCCTGGCTCGTCCCGCTCGCGGCCGACCGGACGCCGCCCTTCGGGCCGAGCCTGGAGGGCTGGCGGATCAGCGAGGTGCAGGAGGACAAGCGCCCCGGCGGCGACGCGGCGACCGACGCCGAGGACAAGAGCACGGACGAGGCGGCCGCTCCCCCGGCCAGCCCGGACCTGGACGCGGAGGGAGCCGAGCAGCGCATCACGCCGTTCCCGGTGCCCTCGGCCGACTATCGCGACCTGCGGGCCGCCAAGGACGGCGTGCTCTGGGTGCACGTCGCCGGTGACTCCGGCGTGCTCGGCACCCGGCGCTCGGGCGTCGAGGGCGAGCCCGCGACCGACAGCCTGGAGTTCTACAGCTTCACCAAGCGGACGCTGACCACGGTCGCCGACGCCGTGGACGACTACCAGGTCTCCGGTGACGGCGAGCGTGCCGTGGTCCACCACAAGGAGTCGCTGCACGTGCAGCCCGCCGACCGCAAGCCCGAGGACGGCGACGAGGGCGGCGCCGACAAGGTGTCGGTGGACCTCGAGCGGGTGCGGGTCGAGGTGGAGCCGCGGGTGCGGTGGCACCAGATGTTCGACGAGAACGCCCGCATCATGCGCGACCACTTCTGGCGCGCGGACATGGACGGCGTGGACTGGGCGGCGACGACGCAGCGCTGGCGACCGCTCGTGGAGCGGCTGGCGACCCACGACGACCTCCAGGACGTGCTCTGGGAGACCGTGGGCGAGCTCAACACCTCGCACGCCTACGTCACGCCGCCGCACCCGCCGGGCGACCTGGACCGGCGGCTGGGGCTGCTGGGCGCGGACCTGTCGCCCGAGGCCGACGGCTGGCGCATCGACCGGATCCTGCCCGGGGAGTCCAGCGACCCCAACGCCCGATCCCCGCTGCAGGCGGCCGGGGTCGGCGCGCAGGTCGGCGATGTCGTCGTGGCCGTGGACGGGCGTCCGGTCGACCCGGCGGCCGGCCCCGCGCCGCTGCTCGTCGGTGCCGCGGACAAGCCGGTGCAGCTGACCCTGCGCCGCGACGGGCAGGACCGGCGCGTCGTCGTGGTGCCGATCGGTGACGAGGAGGTCCTGCGCTACCAGGACTGGGTCGCCTCACGGAGGGCCTACGTCGAGGAGAAGACCGGCGGGCGGCTCGGCTACGTGCACATCCCGGACATGATGAGCGTGGGCTGGGCGCAGCTGCACCGCGACCTGCACCACGCCACCCGGGCGGAGGGACTGGTCGTCGACGTCCGCTACAACCGGGGCGGGCACACCAGCCAGCTGGTCCTGGCCCGGCTCGCGGCCCGTGTCGTGGGCTGGGCCCCGGCGCGCTACTACGAGGCGGTCGGCAGCTATCCCGAGCAGGCGCCGCGGGGGCCGGTCGTGCTCGTCGCCAACCAGCACTCGGGCTCCGACGGCGACATCGTCAACGCCGGTGCCCAGGCGATGGGCCTCGGCCCGGTCGTGGGGGTCCGCACCTGGGGCGGGGTCGTCGGCATCGACGGCCGCTTCGACCTCGTCGACGGGACGGCGATCACCCAGCCGCGGTATGCCTTCTGGCTCGAGGGCAAGGGCTTCGGTGTGGAGAACCACGGTGTCGACCCGGACATCGAGGTGGTCCACTCCCCCGCCGACACGGCGCACGACCGGGACCGGCAGCTGGACCGCGCCATCGAGGAGGCACTGGCCCAGCTGGCGCAGACCCCGGCCGCCGCGCCGCCGGAGCTGCCCGAGCCGAAGGTGCGGGGCTGA
- a CDS encoding sulfite exporter TauE/SafE family protein, with translation MTLALLLVLTVALGAALQRVSGMGLGMTVAPVMSVVVGPVAGVTLSNVAAVVGALLLAYVMRADIDWRRFRGLAPLLVVGSVVGAWVVRVVSPDVLDLVLGGCVLLAIGAALGLQRLLVVRGRAAVLVTGTVAGFMNTTAGVAGPAMTAYAVASRWGQRSLAATLQPIFLTANLASILTKAVLGATPEPGVLPWWSWLLACAAVPVGIVLATPLARLVPLPVARALAITIASAGAALALGRGLVGVLG, from the coding sequence ATGACCCTCGCCCTGCTCCTCGTGCTGACCGTGGCGCTCGGGGCGGCGCTGCAGCGGGTCTCCGGTATGGGGCTGGGCATGACGGTCGCCCCCGTCATGTCCGTGGTGGTCGGGCCGGTGGCGGGGGTCACCCTGAGCAACGTCGCCGCCGTGGTGGGGGCGCTGCTGCTGGCGTATGTCATGCGCGCCGACATCGACTGGCGCCGGTTCCGGGGGCTGGCGCCGCTGCTCGTCGTCGGGTCGGTGGTCGGGGCCTGGGTGGTGCGGGTGGTCTCCCCGGACGTGCTCGACCTCGTCCTCGGCGGGTGCGTCCTGCTCGCCATCGGCGCGGCGCTGGGCCTGCAGCGCCTCCTCGTCGTCCGGGGGCGGGCCGCGGTGCTCGTGACCGGCACGGTCGCCGGCTTCATGAACACCACGGCGGGGGTCGCCGGGCCGGCGATGACGGCGTATGCCGTCGCCTCCCGGTGGGGGCAGCGCTCGCTCGCGGCCACCCTGCAGCCGATCTTCCTCACCGCCAACCTCGCCTCGATCCTCACCAAGGCGGTGCTGGGCGCCACCCCGGAGCCCGGCGTGCTGCCGTGGTGGTCCTGGCTCCTCGCCTGCGCGGCGGTGCCGGTCGGGATCGTGCTCGCGACCCCGCTGGCGCGGCTCGTACCGCTGCCGGTCGCCCGGGCCCTCGCGATCACCATCGCCAGCGCCGGGGCGGCGCTCGCGCTGGGCCGCGGCCTGGTCGGCGTCCTCGGCTGA
- the miaB gene encoding tRNA (N6-isopentenyl adenosine(37)-C2)-methylthiotransferase MiaB — translation MSSTKTYDVRTHGCQMNVHDSERLAGLLETAGYIDLAAVPETERPDVADVVVFNTCAVRENAANKLYGNLGQLRPAKQANPDMQIAVGGCLAQKDRSTIVERAPWVDVVFGTHNVGSLPALLDRARHNKAAEVEILESLETFPSTLPTRRDSAYSGWVSISVGCNNTCTFCIVPALRGKEKDRRPGEILAEIEALVAQGVVEITLLGQNVNTYGVEFGDRLAFGKLLRSCGQIEGLERVRFTSPHPAAFTDDVITAMAETPNVMPSLHMPLQSGSDRVLKAMRRSYRSTKFLGILDRVRAQIPDAAITTDLIVGFPGETEEDFQDTLDVVRASRFSSAFTFQYSIRPGTPAAEMDGQVPKEVVQERFDRLIALQEEVSWAGNRELEGREVEVLVAPGEGRKDAETHRLSGRARDNRLVHFAVPEGAEVPRPGDAVTVAVTYGAPHHLVADSGVQGGRYAVRRTAGGDAWAALQEGGTPGAVKKPAVSLGIPTIGAPPLPDVPAGACCPTD, via the coding sequence ATGAGCAGCACCAAGACCTATGACGTGCGCACCCACGGGTGCCAGATGAACGTGCACGACTCCGAGCGCCTGGCCGGGCTGCTGGAGACGGCCGGCTACATCGACCTCGCGGCCGTGCCCGAGACCGAGCGCCCGGACGTCGCCGACGTCGTCGTCTTCAACACCTGCGCGGTCCGCGAGAACGCCGCCAACAAGCTCTACGGCAACCTCGGTCAGCTGCGCCCGGCCAAGCAGGCCAACCCCGACATGCAGATCGCGGTCGGCGGCTGCCTGGCGCAGAAGGACCGCTCCACCATCGTCGAGCGCGCCCCCTGGGTCGACGTCGTCTTCGGCACCCACAACGTCGGCTCGCTGCCGGCGCTGCTGGACCGGGCCCGGCACAACAAGGCCGCCGAGGTCGAGATCCTGGAGTCGCTGGAAACCTTCCCCTCGACGCTGCCGACCCGGCGCGACTCGGCATACTCCGGCTGGGTGTCGATCTCCGTGGGGTGCAACAACACCTGCACCTTCTGCATCGTCCCGGCGCTGCGCGGCAAGGAGAAGGACCGGCGCCCCGGCGAGATCCTCGCCGAGATCGAGGCGCTCGTGGCCCAGGGGGTCGTCGAGATCACCCTGCTCGGGCAGAACGTCAACACCTACGGCGTGGAGTTCGGCGACCGGCTCGCCTTCGGCAAGCTGCTGCGCTCGTGCGGCCAGATCGAGGGCCTGGAGCGGGTGCGCTTCACCTCACCCCACCCGGCGGCCTTCACCGACGACGTCATCACCGCGATGGCGGAGACCCCCAACGTCATGCCGAGCCTGCACATGCCGCTGCAGTCCGGCTCGGACCGCGTGCTCAAGGCGATGCGGCGGTCCTACCGCTCCACGAAGTTCCTCGGGATCCTGGACCGGGTGCGCGCGCAGATCCCGGACGCGGCGATCACCACCGACCTCATCGTCGGCTTCCCCGGCGAGACCGAGGAGGACTTCCAGGACACCCTCGACGTCGTGCGCGCCTCCCGCTTCTCCAGCGCCTTCACCTTCCAGTACTCCATCCGCCCCGGCACCCCCGCGGCCGAGATGGACGGGCAGGTGCCCAAGGAGGTCGTGCAGGAGCGCTTCGACCGGCTCATCGCGCTGCAGGAGGAGGTCTCCTGGGCCGGCAACCGCGAGCTCGAGGGGCGCGAGGTCGAGGTGCTCGTCGCGCCCGGCGAGGGCCGCAAGGACGCCGAGACGCACCGCCTCTCCGGTCGCGCCCGCGACAACCGGCTGGTCCACTTCGCGGTCCCCGAGGGAGCCGAGGTCCCGCGGCCGGGGGACGCGGTGACCGTGGCGGTCACCTACGGCGCGCCGCACCACCTCGTCGCAGACTCCGGCGTCCAGGGCGGACGGTATGCCGTCCGCCGCACCGCGGGCGGGGACGCCTGGGCGGCGCTGCAGGAGGGCGGGACGCCCGGCGCGGTGAAGAAGCCGGCGGTGAGCCTGGGCATACCGACGATCGGTGCTCCGCCGCTGCCGGACGTGCCCGCGGGTGCCTGCTGCCCCACCGACTGA
- a CDS encoding PGPGW domain-containing protein: MNAAAKRIVLETLGWVVLVAGVLMLLLPGPGLLGTFAGLAILSTQYEWARRWTMPVKIRALRGAAESVETIPRIALTLLITAGLIAVGVVWLISPPPPGWWPLDDAWWLFGGRPVAITMLASSAIAIGLIVWSIVRFHGKPEARAWIDRVEAHYRASVAQHERREAREETEQAREATERAREADRRADLSERSARSEAP; encoded by the coding sequence GTGAACGCCGCGGCCAAGCGCATCGTCCTGGAGACCCTGGGGTGGGTCGTCCTGGTCGCGGGCGTCCTCATGCTGCTGCTCCCCGGCCCCGGCCTGCTCGGGACGTTCGCCGGGCTGGCGATCCTGTCGACGCAGTACGAATGGGCCCGCCGGTGGACCATGCCGGTCAAGATCCGGGCGCTGCGCGGCGCCGCCGAGAGCGTCGAGACCATCCCCCGCATCGCGCTGACGCTGCTCATCACCGCCGGGCTCATCGCGGTCGGCGTGGTCTGGCTGATCTCTCCCCCGCCGCCCGGGTGGTGGCCGCTGGACGACGCCTGGTGGCTCTTCGGCGGGCGCCCGGTGGCGATCACCATGCTCGCCTCCAGCGCGATCGCGATCGGGCTCATCGTCTGGAGCATCGTGCGCTTCCACGGCAAGCCCGAGGCACGCGCCTGGATCGACCGGGTGGAGGCCCACTACCGCGCCTCGGTCGCCCAGCACGAGCGCCGGGAGGCGCGCGAGGAGACCGAGCAGGCTCGCGAGGCGACCGAGCGGGCGCGCGAGGCCGACCGCCGGGCGGACCTCAGCGAGCGCTCCGCCCGCAGCGAGGCTCCCTAG
- a CDS encoding GNAT family N-acetyltransferase, which yields MTWSQVDRDELLIRSGKDPFVRFATSHELVAVAGPHGWACASPWRPGSRHWGGAAVVGPDAPADAETAALRAIALAAPDLALEWFSTEDGRDLALPPAYLGTGSGRWSFMWCERTAAAVDPAGLAAQGLELVELADDADADLLDAFGRTHGEDPYMGFPGHGFASLWLAARDEVGQIVAVGALHELGSGMPHLAGLVVRPELRGQGIGALLTEALTARAVQEAGVSTLSVFTSNAGAVRLYERLGYATAHRFLTRELAPAGPPG from the coding sequence GTGACATGGAGCCAGGTCGACCGTGACGAGCTGCTCATCCGCTCCGGCAAGGACCCCTTCGTCCGCTTCGCGACCAGCCACGAGCTGGTGGCGGTCGCGGGCCCGCACGGCTGGGCGTGCGCCAGTCCGTGGCGCCCGGGCTCGCGGCACTGGGGCGGCGCCGCCGTCGTCGGGCCAGACGCGCCGGCGGACGCCGAGACCGCAGCGCTGCGGGCGATCGCGCTAGCCGCCCCTGATCTCGCGCTGGAGTGGTTCTCGACCGAGGACGGGCGAGATCTGGCGCTGCCCCCGGCCTACCTCGGCACGGGCTCGGGTCGGTGGTCCTTCATGTGGTGCGAGCGCACCGCCGCCGCGGTCGACCCCGCCGGTCTCGCGGCCCAGGGCCTGGAGCTCGTCGAGCTGGCCGACGACGCGGACGCCGACCTGCTCGACGCCTTCGGTCGCACCCACGGCGAGGATCCCTACATGGGCTTCCCCGGGCACGGCTTCGCCTCGCTGTGGCTCGCCGCCCGCGACGAGGTGGGGCAGATCGTCGCCGTCGGAGCCTTGCACGAGCTCGGCTCCGGTATGCCCCACCTCGCCGGCCTCGTCGTGCGCCCAGAGCTGCGCGGCCAGGGGATCGGCGCGCTGCTCACCGAGGCGCTCACCGCGCGGGCGGTGCAGGAGGCGGGCGTCTCGACCCTGTCGGTCTTCACGTCCAACGCGGGCGCCGTCCGGCTCTACGAGCGGCTCGGGTATGCCACCGCCCACCGCTTCCTCACCCGCGAGCTGGCACCGGCCGGGCCGCCCGGCTGA